A DNA window from Paenibacillus sp. HWE-109 contains the following coding sequences:
- the serS gene encoding serine--tRNA ligase, with the protein MLDLKWIRNHPDEVKEAAIKKGIDCPLDELLEVEAQKKKLQQLVEQQRSERNRASAEIAKRMAQKELAQAEIMKEDVRRRNQTLTEHEEELAKLEERLKLLLLTVPNLASPDTPLGASDQDNVVIKEVGQPTVFEFAARDHMQIGEDLDLFDFPRGVKVAGSRNYYLKGMGLYLHRAVQQLAIDLLSDRGFTVMDVPLMVREETLVNAAFFPAGKEQTYELPDDKWLVGTSEGPLVSYYANETVDLSKGPVQLAAVSNCFRQEAGSAGRDVRGLYRVHQFAKVEQVILCENDPVAAERWLERITRNAEDILELLELPYRIVAVCAGDMGAKNYKQFDIETWMPSRQAYGETHSSSSLLDYQARRSGLRYRDQNGELRYCYTLNNTAVATPRILIPLLENHQQADGSIYIPKALRPYMRGLEAIPAP; encoded by the coding sequence ATGTTGGATTTGAAATGGATTCGTAATCATCCGGATGAAGTGAAAGAAGCAGCCATCAAGAAAGGGATCGATTGTCCCTTGGATGAGCTGTTAGAGGTCGAAGCGCAGAAGAAGAAACTGCAGCAGCTAGTCGAACAGCAGCGAAGCGAGCGCAACCGGGCATCCGCCGAGATTGCCAAACGGATGGCGCAGAAGGAACTTGCGCAGGCCGAAATTATGAAAGAGGATGTGCGACGCCGCAACCAGACGCTCACAGAGCACGAGGAGGAGCTTGCGAAGCTGGAGGAGCGATTGAAGCTCCTGCTGCTGACCGTTCCGAATTTAGCATCGCCGGATACGCCGCTTGGCGCATCGGATCAAGATAATGTTGTGATTAAGGAAGTCGGGCAGCCGACAGTCTTTGAATTTGCAGCCCGCGACCATATGCAAATCGGTGAGGACTTGGATTTATTTGATTTTCCCCGCGGAGTTAAGGTGGCAGGCAGCCGTAATTATTATTTAAAGGGAATGGGGCTGTATTTGCACAGAGCCGTCCAACAGTTGGCGATTGATCTGTTGAGCGATCGAGGCTTTACAGTGATGGATGTTCCTTTAATGGTGCGGGAGGAGACCCTTGTGAATGCGGCTTTCTTTCCCGCTGGCAAAGAGCAAACCTATGAATTGCCGGACGATAAATGGTTGGTTGGCACCTCGGAGGGACCTTTGGTTTCGTACTATGCCAATGAAACTGTGGATTTGTCCAAAGGTCCAGTCCAACTGGCTGCCGTTTCCAATTGTTTCCGTCAAGAAGCAGGATCGGCAGGAAGGGATGTTCGCGGCTTATATCGGGTACATCAATTTGCCAAAGTAGAGCAAGTGATTCTTTGTGAGAATGATCCTGTTGCTGCGGAACGTTGGTTGGAGCGGATCACAAGAAACGCTGAGGATATTCTGGAGCTGCTTGAGCTGCCTTATCGAATTGTTGCCGTCTGCGCAGGAGATATGGGGGCCAAGAACTACAAGCAATTCGACATCGAAACGTGGATGCCGAGCCGCCAAGCTTACGGTGAAACCCATTCCTCGTCGAGCCTGCTAGATTATCAAGCACGCCGAAGCGGACTTAGATACCGGGATCAGAACGGCGAGCTTCGCTATTGTTACACGCTGAACAATACAGCTGTTGCCACACCGCGGATCCTGATCCCTTTGCTCGAAAATCACCAACAAGCGGATGGCTCCATCTACATTCCCAAGGCGCTGAGGCCCTATATGAGAGGGCTTGAAGCTATTCCGGCTCCATAA
- the pfkA gene encoding 6-phosphofructokinase: MSAVKSIAVLTSGGDSQGMNAAVRAVVRSALFHGLEVFAVQRGYHGLINDDIRQMDLRSVGDIIQRGGTILQTARCKEFMTPEGQQIAADNLRKRGIDGLVVIGGDGSYQGANKLSKLGIKTMGLPGTIDNDIPFTDFTIGFDTAVSIVVDAINKLRDTMTSHERSSVVEVMGRHCGEIALYAGLASGAETIIVPEVEVDLHEVATRMKDNFAHGKRHSIILVAEGAGNGDGIAKEITKVVGIEPRVTVLGHIQRGGAPTHNDRILASRLGDFAVRRLMEGDSSKACGVIKGELVATDIDLVVNTKREFNMELYELASRLSQ, encoded by the coding sequence ATGTCAGCAGTAAAGTCAATTGCAGTATTAACTAGTGGAGGAGATTCACAGGGCATGAATGCAGCCGTACGTGCGGTTGTAAGGAGCGCGCTTTTCCATGGCCTTGAAGTCTTTGCCGTACAACGCGGGTACCATGGTCTGATCAATGATGATATTCGTCAAATGGATCTGCGCAGCGTAGGCGATATCATTCAACGTGGGGGAACGATTCTGCAGACGGCGCGCTGCAAAGAGTTTATGACACCGGAAGGTCAACAGATCGCTGCGGATAACTTGCGTAAACGCGGAATTGACGGATTGGTCGTGATCGGGGGAGACGGTTCCTACCAAGGAGCGAACAAGCTTAGCAAATTAGGTATCAAAACGATGGGATTGCCAGGAACGATTGACAACGACATTCCATTCACTGATTTCACAATCGGTTTTGATACAGCGGTTAGTATTGTGGTGGATGCGATCAACAAGCTTCGCGATACAATGACCTCCCATGAGCGTTCCTCTGTTGTTGAAGTAATGGGACGCCATTGTGGAGAGATCGCTTTGTATGCTGGACTAGCTAGTGGCGCAGAAACGATTATCGTACCCGAAGTGGAAGTTGATCTTCATGAGGTAGCGACACGGATGAAAGATAATTTTGCTCATGGCAAACGCCATAGTATCATTCTGGTAGCAGAAGGAGCGGGCAACGGCGACGGGATTGCCAAGGAAATTACGAAGGTTGTTGGTATTGAGCCTCGTGTAACGGTTCTTGGCCACATTCAACGTGGTGGAGCGCCTACGCACAATGACCGTATATTAGCTTCCCGACTGGGAGATTTTGCCGTTCGCAGACTGATGGAGGGCGATTCCTCCAAAGCTTGTGGTGTGATCAAAGGCGAATTAGTCGCAACGGATATTGATTTGGTTGTGAATACGAAACGTGAGTTCAATATGGAACTTTACGAATTGGCAAGCCGCTTATCGCAATAA
- a CDS encoding tetraprenyl-beta-curcumene synthase family protein produces the protein MLRVYRYILPDVSEQLAIWKSKAANIPDLELQTQALASIATKQFHCQGGAVYAAANLPMRHVLIPLIVAFQTISDYLDNLCDRSTSLDPLDFRQLHQSMLDAVNPAKPLNDYYVYRQEKEDGNYLADLVMKCQSCIESLPSYAKVADQVREFVGLYCDLQVYKHIRKDMREQELHQWWEQHHHNYSQISWNEFAAATGSTLGMFMLFLAACDPQLSDGQVHSIRDAYFPYVCGLHILLDYLIDQEEDIQGGDLNFCTYYPSMDVTVERIAFIVQEARSKILFLEHPRFHRMIIEGLLALYLSDPKVNGQQQVKNVSRRLMKNSPLTRLFFWLNSMFIRTTS, from the coding sequence CAGTGAACAACTGGCTATATGGAAATCGAAAGCGGCCAATATCCCCGATCTGGAACTGCAGACACAAGCATTGGCCAGTATCGCAACGAAACAATTCCATTGCCAAGGCGGTGCTGTGTATGCGGCAGCTAACTTGCCAATGCGTCATGTACTTATCCCACTTATCGTTGCTTTCCAGACCATCAGCGACTATCTGGATAATCTTTGTGATCGCAGCACTTCGCTCGATCCGTTGGATTTCCGTCAACTTCATCAATCCATGCTGGACGCTGTCAACCCTGCCAAGCCCTTGAACGATTATTATGTTTACAGACAGGAGAAAGAGGACGGAAACTATTTGGCTGATCTGGTAATGAAGTGTCAGAGCTGTATCGAGAGCCTGCCTTCTTATGCCAAAGTAGCTGATCAGGTACGTGAATTTGTAGGCTTGTATTGTGATTTGCAAGTGTACAAGCATATTCGCAAGGATATGCGGGAGCAGGAACTGCACCAATGGTGGGAACAACATCATCATAACTATAGTCAAATCTCATGGAATGAGTTTGCAGCAGCTACGGGGTCCACGCTTGGCATGTTTATGCTTTTTCTTGCTGCATGCGATCCTCAATTGAGCGACGGGCAGGTTCATTCCATTCGGGATGCCTATTTCCCTTATGTATGCGGACTTCATATTCTGCTTGATTATTTAATTGATCAGGAAGAAGACATACAGGGTGGAGATTTGAATTTTTGTACGTATTATCCATCCATGGATGTTACGGTGGAGAGAATTGCCTTTATTGTGCAAGAGGCTCGCAGTAAAATTTTGTTCTTGGAACATCCGCGATTTCATCGTATGATAATCGAAGGTTTGCTTGCACTGTATTTATCCGATCCCAAGGTCAATGGTCAGCAGCAAGTGAAGAACGTATCGAGGCGTCTTATGAAAAATAGTCCATTAACAAGGTTGTTTTTCTGGCTAAATAGCATGTTTATTCGAACGACATCATGA